A section of the Candidatus Zixiibacteriota bacterium genome encodes:
- a CDS encoding ATP-binding cassette domain-containing protein, whose translation MIKVVNLCKDFGSNKVLRGLSVEFENGQTTVVLGRSGCGKSVLLKMILRLLLIDSGNIIIDDIDTTNFSEHKMMAFRKRMGMLFQGSALFDSMNVYENVAYTLREHTRMKEKEIRLRVWEKLNFVEMDGTENLMPSELSGGMQKRIALARALANNPDYVFFDEPTTGLDPITAHTINELIVRVQLHTKSTVIVVTHDLESAAFIAQKTVLLKEGELIFEGDFESFTKSDIEFVKLFRSGGKAG comes from the coding sequence ATGATTAAAGTTGTTAATCTGTGCAAGGATTTTGGTTCCAATAAGGTATTACGCGGTTTATCTGTCGAATTTGAAAATGGGCAAACGACAGTCGTTCTGGGCAGGTCGGGATGTGGTAAAAGTGTTCTGTTGAAAATGATTCTCCGCTTGTTGTTGATAGATTCCGGTAATATTATTATCGATGATATTGATACGACAAATTTTTCAGAACATAAAATGATGGCTTTCCGAAAGAGGATGGGGATGCTGTTTCAGGGTTCGGCATTGTTCGATTCGATGAATGTCTATGAAAATGTTGCTTACACGTTGAGAGAACATACCCGAATGAAAGAGAAAGAGATACGTTTAAGAGTATGGGAAAAGCTTAATTTTGTTGAAATGGACGGCACTGAAAATCTCATGCCCTCCGAGCTTTCCGGCGGAATGCAGAAAAGAATAGCCTTAGCCCGCGCGCTGGCCAACAATCCCGATTATGTATTCTTCGATGAACCAACTACTGGCTTGGATCCAATTACCGCTCATACTATCAATGAACTGATAGTAAGGGTTCAGCTGCATACTAAAAGCACTGTAATTGTAGTAACCCATGATCTGGAAAGCGCGGCTTTTATTGCCCAGAAAACAGTTTTATTAAAAGAAGGCGAACTTATATTCGAGGGCGATTTTGAATCGTTTACAAAAAGCGATATTGAATTTGTAAAATTGTTTAGGTCAGGAGGAAAGGCTGGTTAA
- a CDS encoding aryl-sulfate sulfotransferase — MKKLRIFSAVIFLLIVLIGTLNAGYFNDTFQYISPKPGAELVSKSSNIIIRAGSILPASNFNLSAIAVIEGSSSGNHNYNAVIADDQQTIIIKPIAPFQPGETVNVILNARLITAKTNRIQSSTFSFTISPKTERLLDDSFYWDEYFDISSDLTAGSESEPNPKLNSNRDVSLPYSFPNITVNCIDNPGQGFIFLGNIFPNTAHYLMILDNTGYPVYYKEMPTAGMDFKKHDNGLLSYFLYHTRYFYVMDSTYTVVDSFRCGNGYEDYTDMHDFQILDNGHVLLAAYDPQTIDMSDIVPGGNTAACVIGYIVQELDNFKNVVFQWRSWDHFEITDAAPDINLQHYRIDYCHGNTLEPDYDGNLLISCRNMDECTKINRQTGEIIWRLGGSNNEFVFINDSRGFSHQHDIRRLSNGNITLYDNGNFHEPRYSRAIEYEIDEDNKTIAQVWEFSNTPDEFGVVMGNTQRLAGGNTFIGWGSDQPIATEVKPDGSKAFELSFDDGVKCYRSFRFPWRGIAASPYLIAENIDAGFHLVFNKFGDNRIVKYYIYMGKSPEPTTIVDSTSNTYMNIYGVRDDTTYYFRVTAVDSYSNESIFSNEVEIIADLNPIYIPGDINGDGNIINSDITFGIWYFKGTTTPPDSCWNDSTNAWLYSAADVNGDCQFSGSDIIYILRFLVGFGNPPKYCPQTPPFNEE, encoded by the coding sequence ATGAAAAAGCTACGGATTTTTAGCGCAGTGATATTTCTATTAATCGTTTTAATAGGGACGCTTAATGCCGGGTATTTTAACGATACATTTCAATATATTTCTCCCAAACCAGGGGCAGAGCTGGTTTCAAAAAGCTCTAATATTATAATCCGCGCCGGCAGTATTTTGCCTGCGAGTAATTTCAATTTATCAGCCATTGCCGTAATCGAAGGCTCATCAAGCGGTAATCACAATTATAATGCAGTTATTGCCGATGATCAGCAGACTATTATTATAAAGCCAATAGCTCCTTTCCAGCCGGGTGAGACTGTTAATGTTATTCTTAATGCCCGTTTGATTACAGCTAAAACCAATCGAATACAATCGTCGACTTTCAGCTTCACGATTTCTCCTAAAACCGAAAGGCTATTGGATGATTCATTTTATTGGGATGAATATTTCGATATATCTTCTGATTTGACTGCAGGGTCCGAAAGTGAACCCAATCCGAAACTTAATAGCAATAGGGATGTTTCTTTGCCGTATAGTTTTCCGAATATAACAGTAAATTGTATAGATAATCCTGGGCAGGGTTTCATTTTCCTTGGCAATATATTCCCCAACACCGCTCATTATTTAATGATTCTTGATAATACCGGATACCCTGTTTATTATAAGGAAATGCCGACTGCCGGTATGGATTTTAAAAAGCATGATAATGGTTTATTGAGCTATTTTTTATACCACACTCGCTATTTTTATGTAATGGATTCAACATACACTGTGGTTGATTCTTTTCGATGCGGCAATGGTTATGAGGATTATACCGATATGCACGATTTTCAGATTCTCGATAATGGACATGTGCTGTTGGCGGCTTATGACCCCCAGACTATTGATATGAGCGATATAGTGCCCGGCGGCAATACTGCGGCTTGCGTGATAGGTTATATTGTTCAAGAGCTGGATAATTTTAAAAATGTGGTGTTTCAATGGCGAAGCTGGGATCATTTCGAAATTACCGATGCTGCGCCGGATATAAATTTACAGCACTATAGAATCGATTATTGTCATGGCAACACCTTAGAGCCGGATTATGACGGCAACCTGTTAATTTCATGCCGCAACATGGATGAATGCACGAAAATAAACCGTCAGACAGGAGAAATTATATGGCGTCTGGGCGGCTCAAATAACGAATTTGTCTTCATAAACGACTCGCGAGGCTTTTCTCATCAGCATGATATCCGCAGGCTGTCAAATGGTAATATCACATTGTATGATAATGGCAACTTCCATGAACCGCGGTATTCGAGAGCGATTGAATATGAAATCGATGAGGACAATAAAACCATTGCGCAGGTATGGGAATTTAGCAATACACCTGATGAATTCGGGGTAGTTATGGGAAATACTCAGAGGCTTGCCGGCGGCAATACTTTTATAGGCTGGGGTTCTGACCAGCCGATTGCCACAGAGGTTAAACCGGATGGTTCGAAGGCTTTCGAACTGTCTTTTGATGATGGCGTCAAATGCTACCGCTCGTTTCGATTCCCGTGGCGCGGCATTGCCGCCAGTCCTTATCTGATTGCCGAAAATATCGATGCCGGCTTCCATTTGGTTTTTAACAAGTTTGGTGATAACAGAATTGTTAAGTATTATATCTATATGGGCAAATCACCGGAACCGACTACAATTGTCGATTCAACATCGAATACTTATATGAATATTTATGGCGTTAGAGATGATACCACATACTATTTCAGGGTTACAGCTGTGGATAGCTATTCAAACGAGAGCATTTTTTCTAATGAGGTAGAGATTATAGCCGATCTCAATCCCATTTATATACCCGGCGATATAAATGGCGATGGGAATATAATTAATAGCGATATTACTTTTGGCATTTGGTATTTCAAAGGAACAACTACTCCTCCTGATTCCTGCTGGAATGATTCAACAAATGCCTGGCTGTATTCTGCGGCGGATGTTAATGGCGATTGTCAATTTTCCGGCTCTGATATTATCTATATCTTGCGATTTTTAGTCGGTTTTGGAAACCCGCCTAAATATTGCCCGCAAACTCCTCCTTTTAATGAGGAATAA
- a CDS encoding aryl-sulfate sulfotransferase, which produces MIKLSILFTIACILIASIGTVQAQHIEDSFQYICPIPGSELITKEITIALRHGDTLDTDHFNLDSVAIIEGDTSGLHEYNTVIADDQTTLIIKPRSGFRPNEIVTVTIREQIATITGILCDTGSFSFTISAVTEIPPESNYFWKEHLKELNSSIKTKTEIKPRENMYTGKNISLPLDFPNRTVTTNVCPDPGYIFLGNLYGDNVSKYIMILDNNGYPIYYKKMPSHGLNFTKHPNGLLSYFLYYDHTIHIIDSTYTEVNTYQCENGYGPDTDMHDFQMLDNGHVLIAAYDPQPIDMSQIVPGGSPNAIVTGLVFQELDNDRNVVFQWRSWDHFEITDAASDIALYSNRIDYCHGNTLELDYDGNILISCRNMDECTKINRQTGDIIWRLGGENNEFTFINDTRGFSHQHDLRRQPNGNITLFDNGNLHSQQYSRAIEYEIDEINKTVTLVWEFRNQPDEYASVMGNQQRLPSGKILIGWGADNPNVTEILPNGDKTWEMTFDINTISYRAFRFPWHGVAEIPYLIAENSKYGLYLTFNKFGDSSIVKYNIYVDEHPEPTTLIDSTSNTYLNFYNVLSGHIYYIRVTAVDSQSVESDYSNEAAIKANNENIYLPGDVNGDNNINGSDVTFGVNYFKGGSQPPDSCWNDSTSNWHYCAADVNGDCLFIGSDITYYVAYFHGQNVGPTYCPQTSPFYEE; this is translated from the coding sequence TTGATTAAATTAAGCATCCTATTTACTATAGCTTGTATCTTAATTGCTTCGATTGGAACCGTACAAGCTCAACATATAGAAGATTCATTTCAGTATATCTGTCCTATTCCCGGGTCTGAATTAATTACCAAAGAGATAACAATCGCTTTACGGCATGGGGATACTCTTGATACCGATCATTTTAATTTAGATTCAGTAGCTATAATCGAGGGAGATACAAGCGGCTTACATGAATATAATACGGTAATCGCCGATGATCAAACAACATTGATTATTAAACCGCGATCCGGGTTTAGACCTAATGAGATAGTAACAGTTACAATTAGAGAACAAATCGCTACAATTACAGGGATTTTATGCGATACCGGTTCGTTTAGTTTTACTATCTCTGCTGTAACTGAGATACCGCCGGAAAGCAATTATTTTTGGAAAGAACACTTGAAGGAATTAAATAGCAGCATAAAAACTAAAACTGAAATAAAACCGCGAGAAAACATGTATACAGGTAAAAATATTTCACTGCCGCTTGATTTCCCCAACCGAACAGTTACTACTAATGTCTGCCCTGACCCCGGATATATATTTCTTGGCAATCTGTATGGAGATAATGTTTCTAAATACATTATGATTCTTGATAATAATGGATATCCAATTTACTATAAGAAAATGCCATCCCATGGATTGAATTTTACAAAACATCCAAACGGCTTGTTGTCATATTTTCTGTATTATGATCATACTATTCATATTATTGATTCTACATATACGGAAGTTAACACCTATCAATGCGAAAATGGCTATGGTCCCGATACCGATATGCATGATTTCCAGATGCTTGACAATGGTCATGTATTAATCGCAGCTTATGACCCCCAGCCTATCGATATGAGCCAAATAGTACCTGGCGGCAGTCCTAATGCTATAGTTACGGGTTTAGTTTTTCAGGAGTTAGATAACGATAGAAACGTAGTATTTCAATGGCGCAGTTGGGATCATTTTGAAATTACCGATGCTGCATCAGATATAGCCTTATACAGCAATCGAATTGATTATTGTCATGGAAATACGCTTGAACTTGATTATGACGGCAATATCTTAATCTCCTGCCGCAACATGGATGAATGCACAAAAATCAACCGTCAAACAGGCGATATTATCTGGCGTTTGGGTGGTGAAAACAATGAATTTACATTTATCAACGATACGCGCGGTTTCTCGCATCAGCATGACCTAAGAAGACAGCCAAACGGAAATATTACTCTTTTTGATAATGGCAATCTTCATTCGCAGCAGTATTCACGAGCTATAGAATATGAAATAGATGAGATAAATAAAACTGTTACTTTAGTCTGGGAATTTCGCAATCAACCTGATGAATACGCTTCAGTTATGGGCAACCAGCAGAGACTTCCTAGCGGTAAAATACTAATAGGCTGGGGCGCGGATAATCCAAATGTTACAGAAATTCTTCCCAATGGTGATAAAACATGGGAGATGACATTTGATATTAATACTATTAGCTACCGGGCTTTTCGTTTCCCCTGGCATGGCGTTGCCGAAATACCTTATCTTATTGCAGAAAACTCAAAATATGGTTTGTATTTAACATTTAACAAATTTGGCGATTCAAGCATAGTAAAATACAATATCTATGTAGATGAACATCCCGAACCAACCACGCTAATCGATTCGACATCGAACACATATTTGAATTTTTATAATGTACTTTCTGGTCATATTTATTATATCAGAGTAACCGCAGTAGATAGTCAATCGGTTGAGAGCGATTATTCCAATGAAGCTGCGATTAAAGCGAACAACGAAAACATCTACCTTCCGGGCGATGTAAATGGCGACAATAATATTAACGGTAGTGATGTTACTTTCGGTGTTAATTACTTCAAGGGAGGGTCTCAGCCGCCCGATTCCTGTTGGAACGATTCAACCTCAAACTGGCATTATTGTGCCGCTGATGTCAACGGCGACTGCTTATTCATCGGCTCGGATATTACCTATTATGTAGCTTATTTCCATGGTCAGAACGTGGGACCTACATATTGCCCTCAAACATCGCCGTTTTATGAAGAATAG
- the smpB gene encoding SsrA-binding protein SmpB gives MKTVATNRKAWHNYEIIDKYEAGIELIGSEVKSVRASKISFKDSFAALKNGQVILYNFHISPYDKTSHFGHDPERPRRLLLHKKEIRKLKAKTEEQGLTLVPLRMYFSGRYAKIEIALARGKRKYDKRQAIAKRDADRDLRRAAKYNQ, from the coding sequence ATAAAAACCGTGGCTACCAATCGCAAAGCCTGGCATAACTATGAGATTATAGATAAATACGAGGCCGGAATCGAGCTGATTGGCAGCGAGGTCAAATCGGTGAGAGCCTCCAAAATATCGTTTAAGGATTCCTTTGCCGCCCTGAAAAATGGGCAGGTTATACTGTATAATTTTCATATATCCCCCTATGATAAAACCTCGCATTTTGGACATGACCCGGAACGCCCTCGCCGGCTTCTGCTTCATAAAAAAGAGATTCGCAAACTTAAGGCAAAAACCGAAGAGCAAGGGCTTACCTTAGTGCCGCTGCGAATGTATTTCAGCGGGCGATACGCTAAAATTGAAATCGCCTTAGCCAGAGGTAAACGTAAATATGATAAACGTCAGGCAATCGCCAAGCGCGATGCCGACAGAGACTTAAGAAGGGCGGCTAAGTATAACCAATGA
- a CDS encoding ABC transporter permease, which produces MKKIGLLLVHIYKFSEFLKVILRSAFRKPIYFNEIVEQLFQLGYKSLPIVTLTSLFTGMVMAFQTGVEMSRFGAKAYIGSVLTITLVRELGPVLTALVVAGRVGAGITAELGSMKVTDQIDAMRAMATDPYKKLVLTRIIALLIIVPILVVVADILGLIGGAIIAITNLNIGIEMYKSTIIDALYIEDLVSGLAKPFIFAFIIGTIGCYLGINASGGTKGVGNSTTLSVVVSSVLIFMFDFILTKIFFMFGRPV; this is translated from the coding sequence ATGAAAAAAATAGGCCTGCTTTTAGTTCATATTTATAAATTCTCGGAATTTTTAAAAGTTATATTGCGTTCAGCTTTCCGAAAACCCATTTATTTTAATGAAATAGTGGAGCAGTTGTTTCAACTTGGCTATAAATCGCTTCCTATTGTTACTCTCACATCTCTGTTTACCGGTATGGTGATGGCTTTTCAGACCGGAGTTGAGATGAGCAGGTTTGGGGCGAAAGCATATATCGGTTCGGTGCTGACTATTACATTAGTTAGAGAGCTTGGTCCGGTACTAACAGCGCTTGTTGTGGCTGGTCGCGTCGGAGCCGGGATTACAGCCGAGCTTGGCTCAATGAAAGTTACCGATCAAATTGATGCAATGAGGGCGATGGCAACCGACCCGTATAAAAAACTAGTTCTAACCCGGATTATCGCTCTTTTGATAATAGTCCCGATTTTAGTGGTTGTTGCCGATATTCTGGGGCTAATCGGCGGCGCAATTATAGCTATAACCAACCTTAATATTGGCATTGAAATGTATAAATCCACCATAATTGATGCTCTTTATATTGAAGACTTGGTTTCCGGATTAGCCAAACCATTTATATTTGCTTTTATTATCGGCACAATAGGTTGTTATTTGGGTATAAACGCTTCCGGTGGAACCAAAGGAGTAGGCAACTCGACTACGCTTTCGGTTGTTGTATCATCGGTACTGATATTTATGTTCGATTTTATCTTAACAAAAATATTTTTCATGTTCGGCAGGCCGGTATGA